In one Chloroflexota bacterium genomic region, the following are encoded:
- the pstC gene encoding phosphate ABC transporter permease subunit PstC — MSVVSAAKKRSAVSRFNALIRRTGHGDVIFRALTILAGIAVLGTVLATGYSLWDTTPLPREKFGLGFLWSNDWDPVREEFGALPFIYGTLLTSVLALLMAVPVGVGIAIFLAELAPDWVRQPVGYLIELLAAVPSVIFGLWALYVLIPVLVKPTSEFLNTNLGFLPIFAGPIFGPSRLAASVVLSVMILPTISALCRDVFLAIPNAQREAALALGATKWEMISQVLVPYGMSGILGAIILGLGRALGETVAVTMVIGNNRDLTSSILHPGYTMASIIANEFAEATYELYVQSLVEIGLILFVITLILNSIARLLVWQVARRAPTEARA, encoded by the coding sequence ATGTCTGTCGTTTCCGCCGCCAAAAAACGCTCAGCCGTTTCGCGGTTCAATGCGTTGATTCGTCGCACCGGACACGGCGACGTGATTTTCCGCGCGCTGACGATTCTCGCCGGGATTGCGGTTCTGGGGACCGTGCTCGCAACGGGCTATAGTCTGTGGGATACCACGCCTTTGCCGCGCGAGAAATTTGGTCTGGGATTTCTCTGGAGCAATGATTGGGATCCGGTGCGGGAGGAATTCGGCGCGCTTCCCTTCATCTACGGCACACTCCTGACTTCAGTGCTTGCCCTATTGATGGCAGTGCCGGTCGGCGTGGGCATTGCAATTTTTCTCGCCGAACTTGCGCCGGACTGGGTGCGTCAGCCCGTCGGGTACCTCATCGAACTGCTCGCCGCCGTGCCCAGTGTGATTTTCGGCTTGTGGGCGTTGTACGTCCTGATCCCGGTGCTGGTCAAACCGACTTCCGAGTTCCTCAACACAAACCTGGGATTCCTACCGATATTTGCGGGTCCCATTTTTGGACCTAGCCGGCTCGCGGCTTCCGTCGTATTGTCCGTCATGATTTTGCCTACGATCAGCGCGCTGTGCCGCGACGTATTTCTCGCGATTCCGAACGCGCAACGTGAAGCGGCGCTCGCGCTCGGCGCGACGAAATGGGAAATGATTTCCCAGGTGTTAGTGCCGTACGGCATGTCCGGTATTCTCGGCGCGATCATCCTGGGTTTGGGGCGCGCGCTCGGCGAGACGGTCGCGGTCACGATGGTCATCGGCAACAATCGCGATCTCACTTCCTCGATTTTGCATCCTGGGTATACGATGGCAAGTATCATCGCGAATGAATTTGCCGAAGCGACGTACGAACTCTATGTGCAATCGCTCGTCGAAATTGGCTTGATTCTATTTGTGATTACGCTCATTCTCAATTCGATTGCGCGATTATTGGTGTGGCAAGTCGCTCGACGGGCACCAACGGAGGCGCGCGCATGA
- a CDS encoding HD domain-containing protein yields the protein MIIDSIKPTEPSLIRDSLAWVEQPSTLIRLPNRHNPLLQQVLDRVNADTELHALWHAQNVNAVERLGMNDHGPVHMQIVANIALRLLRLIVDRAITPDLVVNYATPYKLGDADAEVVVVLAALLHDLGMSIHRVAHEDYSLFIAIPVIDRVLDGLYPPGARAIMRSEILHAIISHRAQGKPLTIEAGVVRVADALDMTKGRSRIVFEQGNYNVHSVSAAAIEKVEITHGEAKAVRVRIVMNNSAGIYQVDELMKEKLRGSGIEQYLEVEAVTDGITDKKLVQLLRV from the coding sequence ATGATCATAGATTCGATCAAACCAACTGAACCGTCACTGATCCGCGATTCGCTCGCCTGGGTCGAGCAACCCTCCACGTTAATCCGCCTACCCAATCGGCACAATCCCCTTTTACAGCAAGTCCTCGACCGCGTGAATGCCGATACCGAATTGCACGCGCTCTGGCACGCGCAAAATGTGAATGCCGTCGAACGACTCGGCATGAACGATCACGGTCCGGTGCACATGCAAATCGTCGCCAACATCGCGCTGCGCTTGCTGCGGTTGATCGTAGACCGCGCGATAACACCCGACCTCGTCGTGAACTATGCCACCCCGTACAAACTGGGCGACGCCGATGCCGAAGTCGTGGTCGTCCTCGCCGCGCTGTTGCACGACCTGGGCATGTCCATTCACCGCGTCGCGCACGAAGACTATTCGCTCTTCATCGCGATCCCCGTGATTGATCGCGTACTCGACGGCTTGTATCCGCCCGGTGCGCGCGCAATCATGCGCTCGGAGATTCTACACGCGATCATTTCGCATCGCGCCCAAGGCAAGCCGCTGACGATTGAAGCCGGCGTCGTGCGCGTGGCAGACGCGCTCGATATGACCAAGGGTCGCTCGCGCATCGTCTTCGAGCAAGGCAACTATAACGTTCACTCAGTCTCCGCTGCCGCGATTGAAAAAGTAGAGATCACCCACGGCGAGGCGAAAGCCGTGCGCGTGCGAATTGTGATGAACAACTCGGCGGGCATTTATCAGGTGGACGAGTTGATGAAGGAAAAATTACGCGGTTCGGGAATCGAACAGTATCTCGAAGTCGAAGCCGTTACTGATGGAATAACCGATAAAAAATTAGTGCAATTGTTGCGAGTATAA
- the pstA gene encoding phosphate ABC transporter permease PstA: MTTQTIAVAKSSSRFQVGGAHYQTRKWVNRVMLFLCGAAAFLAIVPLIWIVAYVTQEGGRFLSFDFFTQLPTPVGVPGGGVFNGIIGSGIVVGIACLLAIPVGIVAAFYAAEHPNTPLGIAMRFGTDVLSGVPSIVMGIFAYAIIVLPQKHFSAWSGGIALAIIMLPIVLRTTEEMLKLVPRNLREGSLALGASEWKTTVQVTLPAAINGVVTGIMLGIARVAGEAAPMIFTAFGNPNMNTDLDQPTATLPHMIYVYAISPYKDWHDKAWTTAFVLIVLVLGLNIAARLFTAWRLKKMGWH; the protein is encoded by the coding sequence ATGACGACGCAAACCATTGCAGTTGCTAAATCCTCATCGCGATTCCAAGTGGGCGGCGCGCACTATCAAACGCGGAAATGGGTGAACCGCGTGATGTTGTTCTTGTGTGGCGCAGCGGCGTTTCTCGCCATCGTTCCACTCATCTGGATCGTTGCCTATGTAACCCAGGAAGGCGGACGATTCCTGAGTTTCGATTTCTTTACGCAACTGCCTACGCCGGTCGGCGTTCCCGGCGGCGGCGTGTTCAATGGAATTATCGGGTCGGGGATCGTCGTCGGGATCGCTTGCCTGCTCGCGATTCCGGTCGGCATTGTGGCGGCGTTTTACGCGGCGGAACATCCCAACACACCGCTGGGCATCGCGATGCGTTTCGGCACCGATGTCTTGTCCGGCGTCCCTTCGATTGTAATGGGAATTTTCGCCTACGCGATTATCGTTCTGCCGCAAAAACATTTTTCCGCGTGGTCGGGCGGGATTGCGCTCGCGATCATCATGTTGCCGATTGTCTTGCGGACGACCGAAGAGATGCTCAAACTTGTGCCGCGCAATTTGCGCGAAGGTTCGCTCGCGCTGGGGGCATCCGAATGGAAAACGACGGTCCAAGTGACGTTGCCTGCCGCGATCAACGGCGTCGTGACCGGCATCATGCTGGGAATTGCGCGCGTCGCCGGGGAAGCCGCGCCGATGATCTTTACCGCGTTCGGCAATCCGAACATGAACACCGATCTCGATCAACCGACGGCGACGTTGCCGCACATGATCTACGTGTACGCCATCTCGCCCTATAAAGATTGGCACGACAAGGCATGGACGACCGCGTTTGTGTTGATCGTGCTTGTGTTGGGTTTGAACATCGCCGCGCGCTTGTTCACGGCGTGGCGTCTCAAAAAGATGGGTTGGCACTAA
- a CDS encoding low molecular weight phosphatase family protein, translating to MKRILFVDVRNATRSQIAEAWFNHLADASWQAQSCGTMPAHALDERAVQVMAEVGVDLRAGTPKRVSQQATARADIIVLMGKDIQPYAFNTARIWEFQDLSGESVEQVRFLRERIRARVQDLIAEIRLIEFESVNTASEWRALMACLANA from the coding sequence ATGAAACGAATTCTCTTCGTTGATGTCCGTAACGCGACGCGGAGTCAAATTGCCGAAGCGTGGTTCAATCACCTCGCGGACGCATCCTGGCAAGCGCAATCGTGCGGCACGATGCCGGCGCACGCGCTCGATGAACGCGCGGTTCAAGTGATGGCGGAAGTGGGCGTTGACCTGCGCGCCGGTACTCCGAAACGAGTCAGTCAACAAGCGACCGCGCGCGCAGACATCATCGTGTTGATGGGAAAAGATATTCAACCGTATGCGTTCAACACGGCGCGCATTTGGGAATTCCAAGACCTGTCCGGCGAATCCGTTGAACAGGTTCGCTTCTTGCGCGAGCGGATTCGTGCCCGCGTGCAAGATTTGATCGCAGAGATTCGGCTGATAGAATTTGAATCGGTGAACACCGCCTCGGAATGGCGTGCGTTGATGGCGTGTCTAGCAAATGCCTAG
- the phoU gene encoding phosphate signaling complex protein PhoU, whose translation MPRDTFEKLIANLKNQLLELGQLTSRTIADGVEALKTRDRVLAQSLIERDKEINRLRYVIEEQSYELIATQQPLASDLREILSILLIAIELERIADHSKNLGEIVIHMGNEPLLKPLIDIPRMADICDSMLKQALDAFVRNDAELGRAVAVRDDEIDQLYKQIFRELLTFMLEDARTVTRAMNLLFAAHNLERIGDRITNIGERVIYAATGRLEELNTEEVISE comes from the coding sequence ATGCCGCGCGATACTTTTGAAAAATTAATCGCCAACCTAAAAAATCAATTGCTCGAACTGGGACAGCTCACCTCGCGCACGATTGCGGATGGCGTCGAGGCGCTCAAGACGCGCGACCGCGTGTTAGCGCAGTCGCTCATCGAACGCGACAAGGAGATCAATCGTCTGCGCTATGTGATCGAAGAACAATCCTACGAATTGATCGCGACGCAACAACCCCTGGCGAGTGACTTGCGTGAAATTCTCTCGATCTTGTTGATCGCGATCGAGCTGGAACGGATCGCGGATCATTCCAAGAATCTCGGCGAGATTGTGATTCACATGGGGAATGAGCCGCTGCTCAAGCCGTTGATTGATATCCCCCGCATGGCGGATATTTGCGACTCGATGTTGAAGCAGGCGCTCGATGCGTTCGTGCGGAACGACGCCGAACTGGGACGCGCGGTCGCCGTTCGCGACGATGAAATTGATCAACTCTACAAACAGATCTTTCGCGAGCTATTGACGTTTATGCTCGAAGACGCACGCACGGTGACGCGCGCGATGAACCTGCTCTTCGCCGCGCACAATCTCGAACGCATCGGCGACCGCATCACGAACATCGGCGAGCGCGTGATCTACGCGGCAACCGGGCGACTGGAAGAATTGAATACGGAAGAGGTCATCAGCGAGTAG
- a CDS encoding isochorismatase, whose amino-acid sequence MELPIPSHFQVGQVGQVWRVPYEQRAVEAAEWARQYHLAPASADAFKICLVAVDVQNTFCIPGFELYVGGRSGTGAIDDNRRLCEFIYRNLGAITEIVPTMDTHQAIQIFHAIYLVNEQGEHPAPFTLVSADAVRCGVWKINPALAPLLGIRADQGQRLLEHYVQQLASAGKYDLTIWPYHALLGGIGHALVSAFEEAVFFHSVARVSQPDFHVKGDHPFTEHYSVLGPEVREGPDGQTLADKTDKFLRKLEQFDAVLIAGEAKSHCVAWTIADLLDDILVHDHRLAEKVYLLEDCTSPVVVPGVMDYTDQADAAFQRFADAGMRLVRSTDPLASWDGIRLDKRSL is encoded by the coding sequence ATGGAATTACCCATCCCATCCCATTTTCAAGTTGGTCAGGTTGGTCAGGTCTGGCGCGTCCCTTACGAACAACGCGCAGTTGAAGCTGCCGAATGGGCGCGCCAATATCATCTCGCGCCGGCTTCCGCCGATGCGTTCAAGATTTGTCTCGTCGCGGTTGACGTTCAAAACACCTTTTGCATTCCTGGGTTCGAGTTGTACGTGGGCGGACGCTCCGGCACCGGCGCGATAGACGACAATCGCCGGCTGTGCGAGTTCATTTATCGCAACCTGGGCGCGATCACCGAAATCGTGCCGACGATGGACACGCATCAAGCCATTCAAATCTTTCACGCGATTTACCTGGTGAACGAGCAAGGCGAACATCCTGCACCGTTCACACTCGTTTCGGCTGATGCGGTTCGATGCGGCGTTTGGAAAATCAATCCCGCGCTTGCGCCCTTGCTCGGCATTCGCGCCGACCAAGGACAACGCTTGCTCGAACACTATGTTCAACAATTGGCAAGCGCAGGCAAGTACGATCTGACTATCTGGCCCTACCACGCGTTGCTGGGCGGCATCGGTCACGCGCTCGTGTCGGCATTCGAAGAAGCCGTTTTCTTTCACAGCGTCGCACGCGTGAGCCAACCCGATTTCCACGTCAAAGGCGATCATCCGTTTACCGAACACTATTCGGTGCTGGGTCCCGAAGTGCGGGAGGGACCGGACGGGCAAACTCTCGCCGACAAGACCGACAAATTTCTCCGCAAGCTCGAACAATTCGACGCGGTGCTCATCGCCGGCGAAGCCAAGAGCCATTGCGTCGCGTGGACGATTGCCGATTTGCTCGACGACATTCTCGTCCACGATCATCGCCTCGCCGAAAAAGTGTACTTGCTCGAAGATTGCACCTCGCCGGTCGTCGTGCCGGGTGTGATGGATTACACCGACCAAGCCGATGCCGCGTTCCAACGTTTTGCCGACGCGGGCATGCGCCTCGTTCGTTCGACAGATCCCCTCGCGAGTTGGGATGGGATTCGGTTGGATAAGCGGAGTTTGTAA
- a CDS encoding AAA family ATPase has product MSSRVTDRVTQARRQRFVGRDVERALFVNALAASELPFQILYVCGPGGVGKTTLLREFTHLAEQAHISAHYVDARHFDPAPESFLAALGIDTPLQTLAQSSRRVILVDTYETLAPLDAWLREVFLPQVSDQVLLVLAGRDAPTPPWRADEGWSSLLRVIALRNLSPDESRVLLERRQVPAHQHNAVLDFTHGHPLALSLVADVFAQRPGLEFQPERAPDVIKTLLEQFAQKVPGPAHRAALEACVLVRLTTESLLSELLAMPDARELFDWLRGLSFVQAGPQGLFPHDLAREAMSADIRWRNPDWYRELHKRARNYYMRQLAQASGGDQPRVLADYIFLHRDNPVVRSLFQWQESASALADAMQPTDRDTILAMVTQHEGVASARIAAHWLARQPQGIVVFREPNKPPTGFLALVSLDRATPDDLKADPATRAAHEYLRKNAPLRAGEIATLFRFWMARDTYQSFSPIQSLIFIIIVRHYLTMPALAFTFIPCAQPDTWSAGFAYGDIARLPEADFTIGGKHFGVFGHDWRARPPMTWLALMAEREVGSGAPTATLPTQPLLVLSQEEFAAAVRDALREYAHADLLRTNPLLQSRLVVQRAALDAPNAARIAALQALLKESAESLQSAPRFAKMYRAVYHTYLKPAPTQEQAAEMLDLPFSTYRRHLKDGIDHILESLWQQEIGK; this is encoded by the coding sequence ATGTCCTCGCGAGTTACGGATCGCGTCACGCAGGCGCGACGCCAGCGTTTTGTCGGGCGCGATGTTGAGCGCGCGCTGTTCGTTAACGCGCTTGCCGCGTCCGAGTTGCCCTTTCAAATTCTTTACGTCTGCGGTCCGGGTGGCGTCGGTAAAACCACGCTACTCCGCGAATTTACGCATCTCGCCGAACAAGCTCATATCTCCGCGCATTACGTGGACGCGCGCCATTTCGATCCCGCGCCGGAATCGTTTCTCGCTGCGCTGGGAATAGACACCCCGCTCCAAACGCTCGCGCAATCATCCCGCCGCGTGATTTTGGTAGACACGTACGAAACGCTCGCACCGCTCGATGCGTGGCTGCGTGAAGTATTTCTACCCCAGGTCTCCGATCAGGTTTTGCTCGTCCTTGCCGGACGCGACGCGCCCACGCCGCCGTGGCGCGCCGACGAAGGTTGGTCGAGTCTGTTGCGCGTCATCGCGCTCCGCAATCTCAGCCCCGATGAAAGCCGCGTGTTGCTCGAACGCCGCCAAGTGCCGGCGCATCAGCACAACGCGGTGCTCGATTTTACGCACGGGCATCCGCTCGCCTTGTCGCTCGTGGCGGACGTGTTCGCGCAGCGACCTGGCTTGGAATTTCAACCGGAACGCGCGCCCGATGTCATCAAGACTCTGCTCGAACAATTCGCGCAAAAAGTGCCGGGACCCGCGCACCGCGCCGCGCTCGAGGCGTGCGTGCTCGTGCGACTCACGACGGAATCGCTCCTCTCCGAATTGCTCGCGATGCCGGACGCGCGCGAACTATTCGATTGGTTGCGCGGTCTGTCGTTCGTTCAAGCCGGACCCCAAGGATTATTCCCACATGATCTTGCGCGCGAGGCGATGTCGGCGGACATTCGTTGGCGCAACCCAGACTGGTACCGCGAACTGCACAAACGCGCGCGCAATTATTACATGCGCCAACTCGCGCAGGCAAGCGGCGGCGATCAACCGCGCGTGCTCGCCGATTACATCTTTTTGCATCGCGATAACCCGGTCGTGCGGTCGCTCTTTCAATGGCAGGAAAGCGCGAGCGCGTTGGCGGACGCGATGCAACCGACTGACCGCGACACCATTCTCGCGATGGTGACGCAGCACGAAGGCGTTGCGTCCGCGCGCATCGCGGCGCATTGGCTTGCGCGTCAACCGCAAGGCATCGTCGTCTTTCGCGAGCCGAACAAGCCGCCTACCGGTTTTCTCGCGCTCGTGTCGCTCGACCGAGCGACGCCGGATGACCTCAAAGCCGATCCGGCTACGCGCGCTGCACACGAGTACCTCCGCAAGAACGCGCCGTTGCGCGCTGGCGAAATCGCCACGCTGTTCCGGTTCTGGATGGCGCGCGATACGTATCAATCCTTCTCGCCGATTCAAAGTTTGATCTTCATCATCATCGTGCGACACTATCTCACGATGCCCGCGCTCGCGTTCACGTTCATTCCTTGCGCGCAACCCGACACCTGGTCTGCCGGTTTTGCGTACGGCGATATCGCGCGTTTACCGGAAGCGGATTTTACGATTGGCGGAAAACACTTTGGTGTCTTTGGTCACGATTGGCGCGCGCGTCCGCCGATGACCTGGCTCGCGCTGATGGCAGAACGCGAGGTCGGGAGCGGCGCACCGACCGCGACATTGCCGACCCAGCCGTTGCTCGTGTTGAGCCAGGAAGAATTCGCGGCGGCAGTGCGCGACGCGTTGCGCGAGTACGCGCACGCCGATCTTTTGCGAACCAATCCACTCTTGCAATCGCGTCTCGTGGTTCAGCGCGCCGCGCTGGACGCGCCGAATGCCGCGCGCATCGCCGCGTTGCAAGCGTTGCTCAAAGAATCCGCCGAGTCACTCCAGTCCGCTCCGCGTTTCGCCAAGATGTATCGCGCGGTATATCATACGTACTTGAAACCCGCGCCAACGCAAGAGCAAGCCGCGGAAATGCTCGACCTGCCGTTCAGCACCTATCGGCGACATTTGAAGGACGGCATTGATCACATCCTCGAATCGCTGTGGCAACAAGAGATCGGGAAATAA
- the pstB gene encoding phosphate ABC transporter ATP-binding protein: protein MQVKNLNFYYGTHRALENISLDIFEHRITALIGPSGCGKSTLLRALNRMNDLVPKTRAEGEVLLDGENIIAPNVDVVEIRRRVGMVFQRPNPFPKSIYDNVAYGPRLLGVTQRRDLDDIVEKSLRASALWDEVKDKLHESGLTLSGGQQQRLCIARTIAIEPEVILMDEPASALDPISTYKIEELMQELRKEFTIAIVTHNMQQAARASDYTAFMSWQMTSALSFDAPRTAENIATLNATKAQAGRIIEFGATRDMFTNPRQKETEDYITGRFG, encoded by the coding sequence ATGCAGGTCAAGAACCTGAATTTCTATTACGGCACGCATCGCGCGCTCGAAAACATTTCGCTCGACATTTTCGAACATCGCATCACCGCGCTGATTGGACCTTCGGGTTGCGGCAAGTCCACGCTCTTGCGCGCCTTGAACCGGATGAACGACCTTGTGCCGAAAACACGCGCCGAGGGCGAGGTTTTGCTCGACGGTGAAAACATCATTGCGCCCAATGTAGACGTGGTCGAAATTCGTCGCCGCGTGGGGATGGTGTTTCAACGACCGAATCCGTTTCCCAAATCCATTTACGATAATGTCGCGTACGGACCGCGCCTGCTCGGCGTGACCCAACGCCGCGATCTCGACGACATCGTGGAAAAATCGTTGCGCGCCTCCGCGTTGTGGGACGAAGTGAAAGACAAATTGCACGAATCCGGTCTCACGCTGTCCGGCGGACAACAACAACGCTTGTGCATCGCGCGCACGATTGCCATCGAACCCGAAGTGATTTTGATGGACGAGCCGGCGTCCGCGCTCGATCCGATCTCGACGTACAAGATCGAAGAGTTGATGCAGGAACTCCGAAAAGAATTCACGATTGCCATTGTGACACACAACATGCAACAAGCCGCGCGCGCGTCGGACTATACTGCGTTCATGAGCTGGCAGATGACCTCGGCGTTGTCGTTCGATGCGCCGCGCACGGCAGAAAATATTGCCACGCTCAACGCGACCAAAGCGCAAGCGGGGCGCATCATCGAGTTTGGCGCGACGCGCGACATGTTCACGAATCCAAGACAAAAAGAAACCGAAGACTATATCACCGGACGATTTGGATAG
- the pstS gene encoding phosphate ABC transporter substrate-binding protein PstS, which produces MFNKFFLFTALLGLIVLATACASPTTAPSSAQPTAAPKAGAVTINGAGATFPFPLYSRWFYDYAFVDTSAKFNYQSIGSGGGIAQITAKTVDFGASDAILTDAQYTAAKNIQMIPTVAGAIVPVYNIKDTDGKVIITTLQFPYTSLADIYLGKIKKWDDPVLKNANPNIKLPSKDIAVVRRSDGSGTTFAYTDYLAQVSAEWKEKAGSASSVKWPVEGIGGKGNEGVAAMVGLNDGAIGYVEFAYAKQNNLVFGAVQNKAGEFVKPSIEAVQAAMAEYGTNMGDKLALSIANAPGKTSWPIATYTYLLVYMDQTDCVKGKKVVDFIKWVLSDANAEASAKSLDYIPLPDSVKKQVLDKVSKVTCQGKAF; this is translated from the coding sequence ATGTTCAACAAGTTCTTTTTGTTCACCGCCTTGCTCGGTCTCATCGTGCTTGCCACCGCGTGCGCCAGTCCAACGACCGCGCCGAGCAGCGCGCAACCGACCGCCGCGCCGAAAGCCGGCGCGGTGACGATTAACGGCGCGGGCGCGACGTTCCCGTTCCCGCTCTACTCGCGCTGGTTCTACGATTACGCGTTCGTAGACACATCTGCCAAGTTCAATTATCAATCCATCGGCTCCGGTGGCGGCATCGCGCAAATCACCGCCAAGACCGTTGACTTTGGCGCGAGCGATGCGATTCTCACCGACGCGCAGTACACCGCCGCCAAGAACATCCAGATGATCCCAACGGTTGCCGGCGCAATCGTTCCGGTGTACAATATCAAAGACACCGATGGCAAAGTCATTATTACCACGCTCCAATTCCCGTACACCTCGCTCGCCGACATTTATCTTGGCAAGATCAAAAAATGGGACGACCCAGTTTTGAAGAACGCCAACCCGAACATCAAACTGCCATCGAAGGACATCGCCGTGGTCCGCCGCTCGGATGGTAGTGGCACGACGTTTGCCTACACCGATTATCTCGCGCAAGTGAGCGCCGAGTGGAAAGAAAAAGCGGGCAGCGCCTCGTCCGTCAAGTGGCCCGTCGAAGGGATCGGCGGCAAGGGCAATGAAGGCGTCGCCGCGATGGTGGGCTTGAACGATGGCGCGATCGGATACGTCGAATTCGCGTACGCCAAACAGAACAACCTGGTCTTCGGCGCGGTGCAAAACAAAGCCGGCGAGTTCGTGAAACCCAGCATCGAAGCAGTGCAAGCCGCGATGGCAGAATATGGCACGAACATGGGCGACAAGCTCGCGCTCTCGATCGCGAACGCGCCGGGCAAAACCTCGTGGCCCATCGCGACCTACACGTACTTGCTCGTCTACATGGACCAAACCGATTGTGTCAAAGGCAAAAAAGTTGTAGACTTTATCAAGTGGGTGTTGAGTGATGCGAACGCCGAAGCGTCCGCCAAGTCGTTGGATTACATCCCACTGCCGGATTCGGTGAAGAAGCAAGTGCTCGACAAAGTGAGCAAGGTCACTTGCCAGGGCAAGGCGTTCTAA
- a CDS encoding nicotinate phosphoribosyltransferase, protein MVNRTMTISEAIISGDTADIYFHRTREILRREGIDPDVTMEIFPTRAGLLCGMNEALQLLDAVLPRDARVWHVPEGAAMETKQVVLRIRAPYSAFGLYETALLGILASQSGWATAAHAIVEAAAPIPIISFGARHVHPNVAAQMEYAAIIGGCATCATPAGARLAGKQPSGTMPHALILILGDTVRAVQAFDKWMPPEVNRTALVDTFRDEAEEALRVASALGDRLWGVRLDTPSERGRVTPDLVKEVRARLNQAGFPRVKIFVSGGMDAERIELFKREGAPVDGFGVGSSISGAPPIDFTGDLKEIEGKPIAKRGRIPGIMPNPRLQEWAR, encoded by the coding sequence ATGGTGAATCGAACGATGACAATTTCTGAAGCGATTATTTCCGGCGATACCGCCGACATTTATTTCCACCGTACGCGCGAAATTTTACGCCGCGAAGGCATTGACCCCGACGTGACGATGGAAATTTTCCCGACCCGCGCCGGGCTGTTGTGCGGGATGAACGAAGCGTTGCAATTGCTCGACGCGGTGTTGCCGCGCGACGCACGCGTGTGGCACGTACCCGAAGGTGCGGCGATGGAAACCAAGCAAGTCGTCTTGCGAATTCGCGCGCCGTACTCGGCGTTCGGCTTGTACGAAACCGCGCTCCTGGGTATCCTGGCATCGCAAAGCGGCTGGGCAACCGCCGCGCACGCAATTGTTGAAGCCGCCGCGCCGATCCCGATCATTTCATTCGGCGCGCGCCACGTCCATCCGAACGTCGCCGCGCAAATGGAGTACGCCGCGATCATCGGCGGGTGTGCGACGTGCGCGACGCCGGCGGGCGCGCGGCTCGCCGGGAAACAACCCTCCGGCACGATGCCGCACGCGTTGATTTTGATTCTCGGCGACACGGTGCGCGCGGTCCAAGCATTCGACAAGTGGATGCCGCCGGAGGTGAATCGCACCGCGCTCGTGGACACGTTCCGCGACGAAGCTGAAGAAGCATTGCGCGTCGCGTCCGCGCTGGGTGATCGGCTGTGGGGTGTGCGCCTCGACACGCCATCGGAACGCGGGCGCGTGACGCCTGACCTGGTGAAAGAAGTGCGCGCGCGACTCAACCAAGCCGGCTTTCCGCGCGTCAAGATTTTTGTCAGCGGCGGGATGGACGCGGAACGCATCGAACTATTCAAACGCGAAGGCGCGCCGGTGGATGGCTTTGGCGTGGGCAGTTCGATTAGCGGCGCGCCGCCGATTGATTTCACCGGCGATTTGAAAGAGATCGAAGGCAAACCGATTGCGAAACGCGGACGCATTCCCGGCATCATGCCGAATCCAAGATTGCAAGAGTGGGCGCGGTAA